Part of the Methanofastidiosum sp. genome is shown below.
ACTTGAGAGTCCGAATTGCGTGCCGATGGACTCAATATCGGAGAAAGTATTTTTTGAATGTTTTCCCTTGCCCCCTGCAAACCCAATTCCATATTCTTTGGGATCAATGGCACTTTTTAGTACCCCTGTTAGAACGGTAGTCGTTCCAGAGGAATGCCAGTCAAATGCTAGCATACAGGACAGTGCTTGAAAAAAGAAAGGGTCGGATAATCTCTTCAATACGCCTTCGGTCCCATGCTCATAGATAAGGATCTCAAATATAGGTTTTGAAAGTTTCTTCATTCTGTTTAAAAGCCAGTATGGTGCTTTGCCTCCGTGAAGTGGTAGGTCCATGGAGCCCGAATGCTTCATGTTAAACTATTATTATATTATCAAGATAAGGTTTTAGAGCGTATTTGTATTTAGTGTTAATCTATCATAATCTATTGGCAACAAAGAAATTATTATAAAATAATAAAAATTTAACTTATAAAAAATAAAGGGATTAAATATTGATTTTTATTTAATAATAGTTATTCTTTTATTAAATAGAAGAAGAGTATAGTTTGGATATTAATATATATTATAAAACACTATAATTAATGGGATATTATGAAAATTGTTGTTGTTGGAACTGGTTTTGGTGGTCTTTCTGCAGCAGCTTTGCTAGCAAAAAATGGTTTTGATGTAACCGTGCTAGAAAAGAATGACCATCCAGGGGGAAGGGCTAGTGTTTACAGTGAAAAGAAGTTTTATTTTGATATGGGCCCTTCTTGGTATTTAATGCCAGACGTATTTGAAAATTTCTATGCTCAGTTTGGTAAAAAACCAGAAGATTTCTTTGAATTAAAAAAACTTGATCCTTCCTATAGAATATATTTTGGAGGAGAAAAAGTTATTGATATCTCTGCAGATCTAGAAAAGAATTTTGCCCTCTTTGATACATTTGAAAAAGATGGCGGTAAAAAATTACAGAAGTACTTAGAATCTGCAGGGAAGATGTATGAAGTCTCAATAAAGGAACTAATGTACAGGGATTATCGTACTATCTTTGATTTTATGGATCCAAAATTAATGTCCCAAGGACTTAAGCTTAATCTTCTTGATAATCTTGATAAATTTGTTAGCAAACATTTCGAAAGCGATGAAGCAAAAAAGATAGTTGAATACTCAATAGGTTTTCTAGGAAGCTCTCCACATAACACACCTTCATTCTACCACATCATGTCTCATATTGACCTTACCCTCGGAGTTTGGTATCCAGAGGGCGGTATGAGGAAAGTTGCAGATTCTGTTTATAGGCTTGCAATGTCATACGGTGCTAAATTCCACTTTGATGAACCTGTAGTGAAGATAGAAGTTGAAGATAAAAAAGCTACAAGAGTTATTACAGGTAAGAACTCATACAATGCAGATTTGGTAATTGTCAACGCAGATTATGCTCATGCAGAACTTGATTTAATTGATAGAGAATATAATACTTATTCGGAGCAGTACTGGGATAAGAGAGTTATGGCGCCTTCTGCTTTAGTTGCTTATGTCGGCGTTGATAAAAAATTCGACGAACTGGCCCACCACACCCTTTTCTTAGACAAAGATTGGTCAAAAGGTTTTGATACTCTATTTGACCCTAAGAAAGCTGCATGGCCAGAAAATCCATCTTACTATGTTAACGTACCCTCAAAGACAGACACAACTGCAGCCCCAAAAGGAATGGATACTCTATTCATCCTAGTTCCACTAGCGCCCGGACTAAAAGACACCCCAGAAATGAGAGAGCAATTCTACAACAAAATAATGGATAATCTTGAAAAAACAATAGGTCAGAATATCAGAGACCATATTGTTGTTAAGAGAATATTTGCTTTGACAGATTTCAAAGAAAGATATAATGCCTATAAAGGCACTGCTTTAGGCCTTTCTCACACAATGATGCAAACAGCATTGTTTAGGCCTTCTCACAAGAGTAAGAAAGTAAAAAATCTATATTACTCAGGCCATTACACACACCCAGGTATAGGTGTTCCAATGACATTGATATCTTCACAAATAGTGGCAGAGGAGATAATTAAAGAATATAAATAATGTGAAGGATTATGGTAGATAAAACACTTTATTCAATTTTTAAAGGTGGAAGTAAGACGTACTTTTATAGTACTATATTCTTCCCGGAAAGAGCAAAAGAAGACGTATTTAAACTGTATAGTTTCGTTAGAAAAGCTGACGATTTAGTAGATTCAATACCACAGCAAACTCAAGAGTTCTATGAATTCAAAGATAAATATCATGAAGCACTGAAAGGCGATGTAACTGGAGATGTGGTCATTGACTCATTTGTCGAAGTTTCGGCGAGGAAGAACTTTGAACCAAAATGGGCTGATGCATTCTTAAATTCAATGGAGATGGATATTACTAAATCTACTTACAAGAATCTTGATGAATTAATGGTTTATCTTTATGGATCATCAGAAGTCATAGGCCTATTCATGGCGAGAATTTTAGACCTGCATGAATATTCCTTTACTGCAGCCAGAAATCTTGGCAGGGCGATGCAATTTATCAATTTCATAAGGGATATTTCTGAAGATTTAGTATTGGGAAGAGTTTATTTCTCTCAAGAAGACCTTGAAGAGTTCAAACTACCAAGCTTAGAGCTTAAGGATACAAAGGCAAGGCCCAATGAATTTAAGGCATTTATACAAAAGCAGTTGGATACTTACTTTGATTGGCAAAAAAAGGCTGAAGAAGGATTTGCATATATCCCTAAGAGATATCTTATACCAATAAAAACTGCATCGGATATGTACAACTGGACAGGCAGAACAATAAGCAAAGATCCATTTATAGTTTACAAGAAAAAAGTAAAACCAACTATTTCAAGAATAGTATCAACAATAGCGTATAACGCAATTCTCTTAAGGGAAAGTGACCAGCTAAAAGACCTTAGACTTACACTTAATTATCTCTCTGAATAGAGGGGGATAAT
Proteins encoded:
- a CDS encoding phytoene/squalene synthase family protein translates to MVDKTLYSIFKGGSKTYFYSTIFFPERAKEDVFKLYSFVRKADDLVDSIPQQTQEFYEFKDKYHEALKGDVTGDVVIDSFVEVSARKNFEPKWADAFLNSMEMDITKSTYKNLDELMVYLYGSSEVIGLFMARILDLHEYSFTAARNLGRAMQFINFIRDISEDLVLGRVYFSQEDLEEFKLPSLELKDTKARPNEFKAFIQKQLDTYFDWQKKAEEGFAYIPKRYLIPIKTASDMYNWTGRTISKDPFIVYKKKVKPTISRIVSTIAYNAILLRESDQLKDLRLTLNYLSE
- the crtI gene encoding phytoene desaturase, which gives rise to MKIVVVGTGFGGLSAAALLAKNGFDVTVLEKNDHPGGRASVYSEKKFYFDMGPSWYLMPDVFENFYAQFGKKPEDFFELKKLDPSYRIYFGGEKVIDISADLEKNFALFDTFEKDGGKKLQKYLESAGKMYEVSIKELMYRDYRTIFDFMDPKLMSQGLKLNLLDNLDKFVSKHFESDEAKKIVEYSIGFLGSSPHNTPSFYHIMSHIDLTLGVWYPEGGMRKVADSVYRLAMSYGAKFHFDEPVVKIEVEDKKATRVITGKNSYNADLVIVNADYAHAELDLIDREYNTYSEQYWDKRVMAPSALVAYVGVDKKFDELAHHTLFLDKDWSKGFDTLFDPKKAAWPENPSYYVNVPSKTDTTAAPKGMDTLFILVPLAPGLKDTPEMREQFYNKIMDNLEKTIGQNIRDHIVVKRIFALTDFKERYNAYKGTALGLSHTMMQTALFRPSHKSKKVKNLYYSGHYTHPGIGVPMTLISSQIVAEEIIKEYK